In Paenibacillus kyungheensis, the following are encoded in one genomic region:
- a CDS encoding glutathione peroxidase has protein sequence MSVYDYAVDNIRGEKVPLENYKGKPMLIVNTASKCGFTPQFAGLQDLYDEFKDHDFEILGFPSNQFGQQDPGSNEEISEFCQLNYGVTFPMFEKLEVKGSSAHPLFQYLSKEAPGILGSKAIKWNFTKFLIDRNGKPVKRYSPQTTPDKIQADILELLKNDTDSSSTPS, from the coding sequence ATGAGTGTCTATGATTACGCTGTTGATAATATTCGTGGAGAAAAAGTACCGTTAGAAAATTACAAAGGAAAACCTATGTTAATCGTCAATACAGCGAGTAAGTGCGGCTTCACTCCTCAATTTGCCGGTCTTCAAGATTTATATGATGAGTTTAAAGATCATGATTTCGAAATTTTAGGATTTCCAAGTAATCAATTTGGTCAACAAGATCCTGGTTCTAACGAAGAAATTTCTGAATTTTGTCAGTTGAATTATGGAGTTACTTTTCCTATGTTTGAAAAGCTAGAAGTCAAAGGTTCTTCTGCACATCCACTTTTTCAATATTTAAGCAAAGAAGCTCCCGGGATACTAGGCTCCAAAGCAATTAAATGGAATTTTACCAAATTCTTAATTGATCGTAATGGCAAACCTGTCAAACGATATTCACCTCAAACGACTCCAGACAAAATACAAGCAGATATCCTTGAATTGTTAAAAAATGATACGGATTCTTCATCGACACCATCATAA
- a CDS encoding organic hydroperoxide resistance protein, giving the protein MAVYTAKVTVHGGRQGKVESTTGGLDVDLVMPKELGGGGGTGTNPEELFAAGYGACYQSALANVARQAKVDVKDTTIVNNVMLDKDTDGGFKLSVRMDINIPGLSKEEATDIAKKAHEFCPYSKAIRGNIDVQLNIV; this is encoded by the coding sequence ATGGCAGTATATACAGCAAAAGTAACAGTCCACGGTGGACGTCAAGGTAAAGTGGAATCAACTACAGGTGGACTCGATGTAGACTTGGTTATGCCTAAAGAATTAGGTGGCGGCGGAGGTACAGGTACGAATCCGGAAGAATTATTTGCAGCAGGATACGGGGCTTGTTATCAAAGTGCATTAGCAAACGTAGCACGCCAAGCTAAAGTGGATGTAAAAGATACTACAATTGTAAATAACGTTATGCTTGATAAAGATACAGATGGTGGATTCAAATTATCCGTACGTATGGATATTAATATTCCTGGATTATCAAAAGAAGAAGCGACAGACATTGCTAAAAAAGCACATGAATTCTGTCCTTACTCCAAAGCAATTCGCGGAAATATTGATGTACAATTGAATATCGTCTAA
- a CDS encoding thiol-disulfide oxidoreductase DCC family protein, protein MVTANVPATSQAPVSKPGDPTDKTSTEVQQLIHGDHSIVLVDGVCHFCQGLTKIIIARDPKGTFHFASIQSEIGQELLKRGGIRTDTMDTFVLIENGKYYTRSTGALRIARKLRFPWPMMFALMLVPKPFRDAVYNYVAQNRYRWFGKSDQCMLPSPEIRGRFID, encoded by the coding sequence ATGGTAACTGCTAATGTACCTGCAACCAGTCAAGCACCAGTATCCAAACCAGGTGATCCAACAGATAAAACATCAACAGAAGTACAACAATTAATTCATGGAGATCATTCTATTGTCCTAGTAGATGGAGTGTGTCACTTTTGTCAGGGCTTAACCAAAATCATTATTGCTCGTGATCCTAAAGGAACATTCCATTTTGCTTCGATTCAATCAGAGATAGGACAAGAATTGCTCAAACGGGGTGGAATCCGCACCGATACGATGGATACTTTTGTATTGATCGAAAATGGTAAGTATTATACTCGTTCTACAGGAGCACTGCGTATTGCTCGCAAATTACGTTTTCCATGGCCGATGATGTTTGCATTAATGCTTGTACCGAAGCCATTCCGTGATGCCGTTTATAATTATGTAGCTCAAAACCGTTACCGTTGGTTTGGCAAATCAGATCAATGCATGTTACCTAGTCCAGAGATTCGTGGACGATTTATAGATTAA
- a CDS encoding PQQ-binding-like beta-propeller repeat protein, translating to MFQRPINTKPWAALLLTGAICMASPSFMYAADTVMPLTNPSWTSTSLFTDKMDNAIATRATDVHALPSKNLVYVHTQQDIPNTTGQTKNNWYLDTVKAFDIKTGKLKWQYTLHESAGPYTLNTDMIYSSYGTVYVYAAYSDGTYKLHSINSTGKLNWVKTLTEASSITMLKDSSLLVSSQGTVNTKGVVKSTISRYDSMGTLLNTKNIQGTVLKAEGDRIIVTASNLLKNQNGWEAVPNPKIDVYGLALTKLYSYQFPANINIYGDGSDSMFVLKDSTVLIRTNIDRTKNKMFAFNAKGKLMWGRNIPGGSLTQSTGTGYVVYDKQMMKLYNTSSSKVIASRELEGEPSADYTWVQKTNDGNLAVNLDDRTYILYPTNLSTVHVFKNSALSAPNDYVNHTIYSVDEDMLAKMVLK from the coding sequence ATGTTTCAACGCCCTATTAACACTAAGCCATGGGCAGCTTTGCTTTTGACAGGAGCAATCTGTATGGCTTCACCTTCATTTATGTATGCAGCGGATACCGTTATGCCATTAACGAATCCTTCGTGGACTTCAACGTCCCTGTTCACCGATAAGATGGATAATGCTATCGCGACTCGTGCAACCGATGTACACGCGCTTCCATCTAAAAATCTGGTGTATGTACATACTCAGCAAGATATCCCTAATACAACCGGTCAGACGAAAAATAACTGGTATCTGGATACAGTCAAAGCTTTCGATATCAAAACGGGGAAACTGAAATGGCAGTACACTCTACATGAATCTGCGGGGCCTTACACATTAAATACAGATATGATCTATTCAAGTTATGGAACAGTTTATGTGTATGCCGCATATTCTGATGGAACATACAAACTTCACTCGATCAATTCAACAGGTAAACTCAACTGGGTCAAAACATTAACAGAAGCAAGCAGTATTACAATGCTCAAAGATAGTTCTTTATTAGTCTCTTCTCAAGGAACTGTAAATACAAAAGGTGTTGTCAAATCGACAATCAGTCGTTACGATTCTATGGGGACATTATTGAACACAAAAAATATTCAAGGTACTGTGCTCAAAGCAGAAGGCGATCGTATTATTGTGACTGCTAGTAACTTGCTCAAAAATCAAAATGGTTGGGAAGCTGTTCCTAATCCGAAGATCGATGTATACGGTCTAGCTTTGACCAAATTATATTCTTATCAGTTCCCTGCTAATATCAATATTTATGGAGATGGCAGTGACTCGATGTTTGTTCTAAAAGACAGCACCGTCTTAATTCGGACGAATATCGATCGTACCAAAAATAAAATGTTTGCATTTAATGCCAAAGGTAAATTGATGTGGGGACGCAATATTCCAGGTGGTTCACTCACCCAATCTACAGGCACTGGATACGTGGTTTATGATAAGCAAATGATGAAATTATATAACACGTCTTCTAGCAAAGTGATCGCTTCTCGTGAATTAGAAGGTGAACCTTCTGCTGATTATACATGGGTACAAAAAACAAATGATGGCAATCTAGCTGTTAATTTGGATGATCGTACGTATATTTTGTATCCAACAAATCTTTCAACTGTGCATGTATTCAAAAATAGTGCTTTAAGTGCACCAAATGATTATGTGAACCATACTATTTATTCAGTAGATGAAGATATGCTTGCCAAAATGGTATTAAAATAA